Proteins from a single region of Antechinus flavipes isolate AdamAnt ecotype Samford, QLD, Australia chromosome 2, AdamAnt_v2, whole genome shotgun sequence:
- the GINS4 gene encoding DNA replication complex GINS protein SLD5 gives MTEEIDFTEQDSDGGSEEVVLTPAELIGKLEQAWLNEKFSPELLENKSEIVECVIEQLNHMEKNLRRAKKGDLKVSIHHMEVERIRYVLSSYLRCRLMKIEKFFPHVLEKEKTRSKGEPSILSPEEFAFAKEYMANMETYLKAVALRHMPPNLQKVDLLRLVPKPDLDSYVFLRVKERQENILVEPETDEQREYVIDLEEGSQHLIRYKIIAPLVASGAVQLI, from the exons atgaCAGAAGAGATAGATTTCACTGAGCAAGACTCTGATGGAGGTAGTGAGGAGGTGGTACTAACTCCTGCAGAACTTATTGGAAAACTGGAGCAG GCCTGgctaaatgaaaaattttcccCTGAGCTACTGGAGAACAAATCTGAAATTGTAGAATGTGTCATAGAACAGCTGAATCATATG GAAAAGAATCTCAGGCGAGCAAAGAAAGGTGATTTGAAAGTTAGCATCCACCATATGGAAGTAGAAAGAATCCGCTATGTCCTGAGCAGCTACTTGAGGTGTCGACTGATGAAG ATAGAGAAGTTTTTCCCTCATGTCCTTGAAAAGGAAAAGACGCGGTCTAAAGGAGAACCTTCCATTCTTTCCCCAGAAGAGTTTGCCTTTGCCAAAGA GTACATGGCCAACATGGAAACCTATCTGAAAGCTGTGGCCTTAAGGCACATGCCTCCTAACCTGCAAAAGGTGGATCTCCTAAGGTTAG TTCCCAAACCTGACTTAGATTCATATGTTTTTCTGAGAGTGAAGGAAAGACAAGAAAACATTTTGGTAGAGCCAGAGACAGATGAACAAAG agaataTGTGATTGACTTGGAGGAAGGTTCTCAACATTTGATCAGATACAAAATCATTGCACCTCTAGTGGCTTCTGGAGCTGTACAATTGATTTAA